In a genomic window of Sarcophilus harrisii chromosome 4, mSarHar1.11, whole genome shotgun sequence:
- the TMEM79 gene encoding transmembrane protein 79 produces MTEPEVLAMLEIKGQDALEKNLPQPLIPNGLRPEGEDGQELVPCENETGKVGSEATTLPWVRTSLDTGPEPSAPFPDTPDWQGCDKEPILAEPPLKLEEPIEEDVNLMPEQAARAFVPIDPQCIERRPQEELIVHCDKKVEGECQAFLLPRAARSEVPERKWAEAAVAPSSHCGSCRGCGRDGLRAVASFGAALILFPCLLYGAYAFLPFDAPRLPTMSSRLVYTLRCGVFATFPIILGLLVYGLSLLCFSALHPFGEQQREVEIHRRYVAQSVQLFILYFFNLAVLATYLPQDTLKLLPLLTGLFAISRLVYWLTFAVGRSFRGFGYGLTFLPLLSMLVWNLYYMFLVEPERMFTATDSRLDYPDHARVADYKPHLWG; encoded by the exons ATGACAGAACCTGAAGTTTTGGCTATGCTGGAGATAAAGGGGCAAGATGCCCTTGAGAAGAATTTGCCCCAGCCCCTCATCCCTAATGGACTCAGACCAGAGGGGGAAGATGGGCAAGAGCTTGTTCCTTGTGAGAATGAGACAGGGAAGGTTGGCAGTGAAGCTACTACTTTGCCCTGGGTGAGGACATCACTGGATACTGGCCCCGAGCCCAGTGCCCCCTTCCCAGACACCCCTGATTGGCAGGGATGTGATAAAGAACCCATTCTAGCTGAACCACCGCTAAAGTTGGAGGAACCAATTGAGGAAGACGTTAACCTGATGCCTGAACAAGCAGCTCGAGCATTTGTTCCAATTGACCCACAGTGCATTGAGAGGAGACCCCAAGAAGAGCTCATTGTCCACTGTGACAAAAAAGTTGAGGGTGAATGCCAGGCTTTTCTGTTGCCTCGGGCTGCCCGATCCGAAGTCCCTGAAAGGAAATGGGCAGAGGCAGCAGTTGCACCTTCTTCCCATTGTGGGAGTTGTAGAGGCTGTGGCCGAGATGGATTGAGGGCCGTGGCCTCTTTTGGGGCTGCTCTCATCCTCTTCCCCTGCCTGTTATATGGAGCTTATGCCTTTCTGCCTTTTGATGCCCCCCGCCTGCCCACCATGAGCTCCCGACTCGTCTACACGCTCCGCTGTGGGGTTTTTGCCACCTTTCCCATAATTCTGG GACTCCTGGTCTATGGCCTTTCCTTGTTGTGCTTTTCCGCACTCCATCCCTTTGGGGAACAACAGAGAGAAGTTGAAATCCACAGGCGATACGTGGCTCAGTCTGTCCAGctcttcattctctatttcttcaACCTGGCCGTCcttgccacctacctgccccaggATACCCTCAAGCTGCTACCTTTGCTCACTGGCCTCTTCGCCATCTCCCG GCTGGTGTATTGGTTGACTTTTGCAGTGGGCCGGTCTTTCCGAGGCTTTGGCTATGGGCTGACTTTCTTGCCACTGCTCTCGATGCTGGTGTGGAATCTCTACTACATGTTCCTGGTGGAGCCTGAGCGGATGTTCACTGCCACGGATAGCCGGCTTGACTACCCAGACCACGCTCGAGTTGCTGACTATAAGCCACACCTCTGGGGGTGA